A genomic stretch from Acidimicrobiales bacterium includes:
- a CDS encoding YbjN domain-containing protein, with amino-acid sequence MQSPPATAEELAELEARIDRWLASEKDENPAIEAVERSDDDLVRWFIRLRGEEKDVWTAWWTLGQRTLAFETYLMPAPEENQAAVYEHLLRRNRKLTGLHLEIGDEEAIFLRGSLPVAAVTEAELDRILGSMWAAVELIFRPAMRLGFASRFR; translated from the coding sequence GTGCAGTCCCCGCCGGCCACGGCCGAAGAGCTCGCCGAACTCGAAGCACGTATCGACCGATGGCTCGCGTCGGAGAAGGACGAGAACCCGGCGATCGAGGCCGTCGAACGTTCCGACGACGACCTGGTGCGATGGTTCATTCGCCTGCGGGGCGAGGAGAAGGACGTCTGGACCGCGTGGTGGACGCTCGGTCAGCGGACCCTGGCGTTCGAGACCTACCTGATGCCCGCACCCGAGGAGAACCAGGCTGCGGTCTACGAGCACCTGCTGCGCCGCAATCGGAAGCTGACCGGCTTGCACCTCGAGATCGGCGATGAGGAGGCCATCTTCCTGCGGGGTTCGCTGCCGGTCGCCGCAGTGACCGAGGCCGAGCTCGACCGCATCCTCGGGTCCATGTGGGCCGCCGTCGAGCTGATCTTCCGCCCCGCGATGCGCCTCGGATTCGCGAGCCGATTCCGATGA
- a CDS encoding glycosyltransferase: MSRVAVLSLHTSPLVQPGHGDAGGMNVYIRELVSSLAQAGTDANVYVRRWTDDLPDVVEVEPGFRVVHVDAGPIGLAKEDLPDIVDEFTDAVERDLVDRPVDVIHANYWLSGVAGHRLKHRLELPLVTTFHTLARVKAETGDHEPQRRVDAETDVIRCADVITANSVTELHELVTHYGADPDRVEVVPPGVDHAFFSPGTRDGARTALGLGDAPLLLFVGRIQPLKGVDVAVEALAELGLDDARLLIVGGSSGLEGDDEVHKIEKLIADRGLVDRVTMVPPQPHHVLSTYYRAADVCLVPSRSESFGLVALEAAACGTPVVASDVGGLRTLIEEGRTGYRISGRDPRDYAAATRRILDSPLLADELSRQAAAAARSYTWTTMAARLRRVYADLSLREPVDCLA; the protein is encoded by the coding sequence GTGAGCCGAGTCGCGGTCCTCTCCCTCCACACGTCGCCCCTGGTCCAGCCGGGTCACGGCGACGCGGGCGGGATGAACGTCTACATCCGTGAACTCGTGTCGTCGCTCGCGCAGGCGGGCACGGATGCGAATGTCTACGTGCGCCGGTGGACCGACGATCTTCCCGACGTGGTCGAAGTCGAACCGGGGTTCCGTGTCGTCCACGTCGACGCGGGGCCGATCGGGTTGGCCAAGGAGGACCTGCCCGACATCGTCGACGAGTTCACCGACGCCGTCGAGCGAGACCTGGTGGACCGGCCGGTCGATGTCATCCATGCCAACTACTGGCTCTCCGGGGTCGCAGGGCATCGGCTCAAGCATCGGCTCGAGCTGCCGCTCGTGACGACGTTCCACACCCTCGCCCGGGTCAAGGCCGAGACCGGCGACCACGAACCCCAGCGACGCGTCGATGCCGAAACCGATGTGATCCGGTGTGCCGATGTGATCACCGCCAACTCGGTCACCGAACTGCACGAACTCGTCACCCACTACGGCGCCGACCCCGACCGGGTCGAGGTCGTGCCACCCGGTGTCGACCACGCGTTCTTCTCGCCGGGCACCCGCGATGGCGCGCGGACCGCGTTGGGGCTGGGCGACGCGCCGCTGCTGCTCTTCGTGGGCCGCATCCAGCCGCTCAAGGGCGTCGATGTCGCCGTCGAGGCTCTGGCCGAGCTCGGTCTCGACGATGCCCGGCTCCTCATCGTGGGCGGCTCGAGCGGGCTCGAGGGCGACGACGAGGTCCACAAGATCGAAAAGCTCATCGCCGATCGCGGGCTGGTCGACCGGGTCACCATGGTGCCGCCACAGCCCCACCACGTGCTCTCCACCTACTACCGGGCGGCCGATGTCTGCCTCGTCCCGTCGCGCAGCGAGTCGTTCGGGCTGGTCGCGCTCGAGGCGGCCGCGTGCGGCACTCCGGTCGTGGCGTCCGATGTGGGCGGTTTGCGCACGCTCATCGAGGAGGGACGCACCGGCTACCGCATCAGCGGCCGCGACCCGCGCGACTACGCCGCCGCCACGCGTCGCATCCTCGACTCGCCCTTGCTCGCCGACGAACTCTCCCGCCAAGCCGCTGCGGCGGCCAGGAGCTACACCTGGACCACCATGGCGGCGCGCCTGCGGCGGGTCTACGCCGACCTCAGCCTGCGCGAGCCCGTCGACTGTCTGGCCTGA
- a CDS encoding MoaD/ThiS family protein, with the protein MVQIRLFASAREAAGTRSDSLPGATVGDVLDAAVAKYGDGFAGVLETATVWCNGEAVARDHPVVETDEVAVLPPVSGGSDASRPSR; encoded by the coding sequence ATGGTCCAGATCCGCTTGTTCGCGTCGGCCCGCGAGGCCGCGGGCACCAGGAGCGATTCCCTCCCCGGAGCGACCGTGGGCGATGTGCTCGACGCGGCGGTGGCGAAATACGGCGACGGCTTCGCGGGGGTGCTCGAAACCGCGACCGTGTGGTGCAACGGCGAGGCGGTGGCGCGTGATCATCCCGTCGTCGAGACCGACGAGGTCGCCGTCCTGCCGCCCGTTTCGGGCGGATCCGACGCGTCGCGTCCGTCCCGGTAG